A genomic stretch from Rhineura floridana isolate rRhiFlo1 chromosome 18, rRhiFlo1.hap2, whole genome shotgun sequence includes:
- the CORT gene encoding cortistatin, which translates to MAFLVCPLRCLFLLVVISEPMAAAAAAASLPVPEGLVWKDGKYFQAPTDIKKSELLAFLSGLASWASRADETPLTRQEKVVLSPREERAPLPQPPAWEKAPCKNFFWKTFSSC; encoded by the exons ATGGCATTCCTTGTGTGTCCCCTGCGCTGCCTGTTTTTACTGGTAGTCATCTCCGAGCCcatggcagcagctgcagctgctgcttcgCTTCCTGTTccagaaggtcttgtgtggaaaGATGGCAAG TATTTTCAGGCACCAACAGATATAAAAAAGAGCGAGCTGCTTGCTTTCCTTTCTGGGCTGGCCAGCTGGGCATCTCGCGCAGATGAGACACCACTAACAAGGCAGGAGAAAGTTGTGCTCAGCCCTCGGGAAGAGAGAGCGCCTTTGCCTCAGCCCCCAGCCTGGGAAAAGGCACCCTGTAAGAACTTCTTCTGGAAGACTTTCTCCTCCTGCTAA
- the DFFA gene encoding DNA fragmentation factor subunit alpha: protein MAAGSGLPLLKQCLIRRNAKQEQHGVAASCLRELRSKACNLLAIDKASEPITLVLAEDGTVVDDEDYFLCLPPNTKFVALAKDEKWSSSSVDGGTAWLEREVTDVDGVDGGGEKWRYLSRQLKDDLSTIILMSEEDLQILIDVPCSDLARELSENQSKIQTLQNTLQQVLDRREEERQSQQLLELYLQALKNEDIVPKAEEEPVPEETAVEGTDTVDVGSSSRGAGTGVPLSSHILTMLKEKSAPELSLASQNLELVYKENPEALALALGWEKPKTEALQQACEQEFSRRLQQVQALNSLRSISKGKKKLPWGEWLSSKRKK, encoded by the exons ATGGCGGCTGGGTCTGGGCTTCCCCTGCTGAAGCAATGCCTGATCAGGCGGAATGCCAAGCAGGAGCAGCACGGCGTAGCAGCCTCCTGCCTTCGGGAGCTACGGAGCAAAG CCTGTAACCTCCTAGCAATTGATAAGGCTTCAGAGCCCATAACCTTGGTGTTGGCTGAGGACGGCACCGTTGTGGATGACGAGGACTATTTTTTGTGTCTGCCGCCGAACACCAAGTTTGTGGCACTGGCGAAGGACGAGAAGTGGTCCAGCAGCAGTGTAG ATGGGGGCACAGCTTGGCTAGAGAGAGAAGTCACAGATGTTGATGGAGTGGATGGTGGAGGAGAGAAATGGAGGTACCTGTCTAGGCAACTGAAGGATGACCTCTCCACCATCATCTTGATGTCTGAGGAAGACCTCCAG ATTCTCATTGACGTCCCATGCTCAGACCTGGCTCGAGAACTTTCCGAGAACCAATCCAAGATCCAAACTCTGCAAAACACCCTCCAGCAGGTGCTAGACAGGCGTGAAGAGGAGCGCCAATCCCAGCAGCTTCTGGAACTCTACCTGCAAGCGTTGAAGAATGAGGACATTGTACCCAAGGCAGAAGAAG AGCCAGTACCAGAGGAAACTGCTGTGGAAGGAACTGATACGGTTGATGTTGGGAGCAGTAGCAGAGGTGCTGGGACTGGGGTTCCCCTCAGCAGCCATATTCTGACCATGCTCAAAGAGAAGTCTGCCCCAGAACTCAGCCTGGCCAGTCAAAACTTAGAG CTGGTTTACAAAGAAAACCCAGAAGCTCTTGCTCTGGCCCTGGGCTGGGAGAAGCCGAAGACTGAGGCCTTGCAGCAGGCCTGTGAGCAGGAGTTTTCAAGGCGTCTGCAACAGGTTCAGGCTCTGAACTCTTTAAGGAGCATCTCAAAGGGCAAGAAAAAGTTGCCATGGGGGGAGTGGTTGAGTTCCAAACGCAAGAAATAG